Proteins co-encoded in one Papaver somniferum cultivar HN1 chromosome 5, ASM357369v1, whole genome shotgun sequence genomic window:
- the LOC113281172 gene encoding protein DETOXIFICATION 16-like, with protein MERKNEKSSLDSPLILPVREENKAEIIIEEVKKQLWLSGPLITVNVLQFCIQLISIMFVGHLGELSLSGASMATSFATVTGFSLLMGMGSALDTLCGQSYGAKQYHMLGIHMQRGMFVLLLVSVPLSFIWANTGRILIAVGQDPEISAEAGVYARYMIPSLFAYGLLQCHIRFLQTQNIVIPMMISSAVTALLHFVVCWVLVFKVGLGNRGAAMANSVSYWVNLILLVLYVKYSGKCKRTWTGFSKEAFRDILNFIRLAIPSAIMVCLEMWSFELMVLLSGLLPNPKLETSVLSICLNTCALVWMIPNGLGGAVSTRVSNELGAGHPQAARLAVQVVFVLAVTEGILIGTIMILGRYIWGNAYSNEKEVVNYVAFMMPILAVSNFFDGLQAVLSGTARGCGWQKIGALVNLGSYYLVGIPSAVVLAFVLHVGGKGLWVGIICALLVQVFSLLIITIRTNWEQEAKRASERVFDAAIPVIMVS; from the exons ATggagagaaagaatgaaaaaagCAGTTTGGATTCTCCACTGATATTACCAGTTAGAGAAGAAAACAAGGCAGAGATTATTATTGAAGAAGTTAAGAAACAATTATGGTTATCTGGACCTCTTATTACAGTTAATGTCTTGCAGTTCTGTATACAGTTGATTTCAATCATGTTTGTTGGTCATCTTGGTGAACTCTCACTATCTGGTGCTTCTATGGCTACTTCTTTTGCAACTGTTACTGGGTTCAGCTTATTG ATGGGGATGGGAAGTGCATTAGATACTCTGTGTGGCCAATCTTACGGAGCAAAACAATATCATATGTTAGGCATACATATGCAAAGGGGCATGTTTGTTCTTTTACTTGTTAGTGTTCCGCTTTCTTTCATTTGGGCTAACACAGGCCGTATTCTCATAGCTGTGGGACAAGATCCTGAAATATCAGCTGAAGCCGGAGTTTACGCTCGTTACATGATTCCTTCCCTGTTCGCGTATGGACTTCTTCAATGTCATATCAGGTTTCTACAAACCCAAAACATAGTCATTCCAATGATGATAAGTTCTGCAGTGACGGCCTTACTGCACTTCGTTGTATGTTGGGTTCTGGTTTTCAAAGTTGGCCTAGGAAATAGAGGTGCTGCAATGGCGAATTCTGTCTCTTATTGGGTTAATCTGATACTTCTAGTACTTTATGTTAAGTACTCGGGTAAATGCAAAAGGACTTGGACTGGTTTCTCAAAAGAAGCATTCCGTGACATTCTTAACTTTATAAGACTCGCAATTCCTTCGGCCATTATGGTCTG CTTAGAAATGTGGTCTTTTGAGCTGATGGTTCTGCTGTCGGGTTTGCTTCCTAACCCAAAGCTAGAAACTTCGGTCCTATCGATCTG TCTTAACACATGTGCATTAGTCTGGATGATCCCAAATGGACTTGGTGGGGCTGTAAG CACAAGAGTTTCGAATGAGCTAGGAGCAGGTCATCCTCAAGCTGCACGTTTAGCAGTGCAAGTTGTGTTTGTTCTGGCAGTCACGGAGGGAATTCTTATAGGCACAATCATGATTTTGGGACGCTATATTTGGGGCAATGCTTATAGCAATGAAAAAGAGGTGGTGAATTACGTAGCATTCATGATGCCAATACTGGCTGTCTCCAACTTTTTTGATGGACTTCAAGCCGTTCTTTCAG GTACGGCTAGAGGATGTGGTTGGCAAAAGATTGGGGCCTTAGTCAATCTGGGATCTTATTACCTTGTTGGAATTCCTTCTGCGGTTGTATTGGCTTTTGTTCTCCATGTTGGAGGAAAG GGACTTTGGGTTGGGATAATATGCGCACTTCTCGTTCAAGTTTTTTCGCTTCTTATCATCACTATACGCACCAATTGGGAACAAGAA